Proteins from a single region of Panulirus ornatus isolate Po-2019 chromosome 66, ASM3632096v1, whole genome shotgun sequence:
- the LOC139746891 gene encoding E3 ubiquitin-protein ligase rfwd3.L-like isoform X3 — MARQAPGTRDGMTGRITDRYDIGEIMNVTDRGDMNNEDNDSDATNMSTDVLSDPEDGTNDADIGDDERGGENGMEVNEQIRSPIIGERRIEDDRTHQRTERIVESQGVRRRLDIEVIEDSNEPEFESSVMSWRLQPSVLPEPEILEQLSDTEPTRIHQLLHSSSAQQPLNLLATEVQPSSSAASAEAGQPLGPTTVLEPRSQAGPSCNTTPRKAIPAPTQESPSPSSDDEGQICSICLEPWGNSGEHRLSSLKCGHLFGFACIEKWLKGQKGKCPQCNAKATKKDIRVLYAKSLKVLDTSERDRVFNELEKEREARRRLELEHAQTKLKYELKTQLVMKLQEELNFLRTATPTISGSQGINLSQSAGSSSQRKFKLIMHSGVDVIKDSGCRVMAYNEWLCMMVISMPSQVAMFPGYGVKKLNMLDLKFERYVPIHQKQIRDLCFNPAKNDLLLSVGMDKMVKLTNICSNSPVGSFTAEALLWSCCWNADEANQFFVGTATGSVIQYDTRKTTGPLRTIKGSGCGGPVVSMCYVPFHAQADFSNGGLIVARLKSCSFIEVNEDRVQEHPLPLEGPFTSVSFEKSTRHILVSCRPSQKHPHARHLVCELQKVNISSDSAALNNVITVNTIHTFRGGTTQKVLSRSCIFVNPFQEGNVLVCACDESTQSTCVWDLSSTSCVQQLKCSDTILDIFPVKSNQNDYLALLTDKTLKLYKWVDVL, encoded by the exons ATGGAACTAATGATGCTGATATTGGTGATGATGAACGTGGTGGTGAAAATGGTATGGAAGTCAAT GAACAGATTAGAAGTCCCATAATAGGAGAAAGAAGAATAGAAGATGATAGAACACACCAACGTACGGAAAGAATTGTGGAAAGTCAAGGAGTTAGAAGACGGTTGGATATAGAAGTTATTGAAGATTCAAATGAA CCTGAATTTGAATCATCAGTCATGAGTTGGAGGCTACAACCCAGTGTCCTACCTGAGCCTGAGATATTAGAACAGCTGTCAGATACTGAACCAACTCGTATTCATCAGTTGCTACATTCTTCCTCAGCTCAACAGCCATTGAATTTACTTGCAACTGAAGTTCAGCCGAGCTCAAGTGCTGCATCAGCTGAAGCTGGACAGCCATTAGGTCCTACCACAGTTCTTGAACCAAGAAGTCAGGCAGGCCCATCATGTAATACCACTCCAAGGAAAGCTATTCCAG CTCCAACTCAAGAATCACCTTCACCTAGTTCAGATGATGAGGGTCAAATCTGTTCAATATGTCTTGAACCTTGGGGAAATTCAGGAGAACACCGTTTATCCTCTCTCAAATGTGGACATTTATTTGGATTTGCATGTATTGAGAAATGGCTAAAAGGCCAAAAAGGAAAGTGTCCTCAGTGCAATGCCAAAGCTACAAAGAAAGATATTAGAGTGTTGTATGCTAAATCTCTGAAAGTGCTGGATAcatcagagagagatagagtttTCAATGAattagaaaaggaaagagaagcaaGAAGAAGATTAGAGCTTGAACATGCACAAACTAAACTGAAGTATGAGCTTAAGACACAGTTAGTGATGAAGCTCCAAGAAGAATTAAATTTTTTGAGGACTGCCACACCTACTATTAGTGGTTCACAAGGAATAAATTTGTCACAAAGTGCTGGAAGTAGTTCTCAGAGAAAGTTTAAGCTAATAATGCACTCTGGTGTGGATGTAATTAAGGACAGTGGGTGTAGAGTTATGGCATACAATGAATGGCTCTGTATGATGGTGATATCCATGCCAAGTCAGGTAGCAATGTTTCCTGGATATGGTGTTAAGAAATTAAATATGTTGGACTTGAAGTTTGAGAGGTATGTACCCATTCATCAAAAGCAGATCAGGGACTTGTGTTTTAATCCAGCCAAAAATGACCTGCTGCTTTCAGTGGGAATGGATAAGATGGTAAAATTAACAAATATATGCAGTAATTCTCCAGTAGGATCATTCACAGCTGAAGCTCTTTTATGGAGTTGTTGCTGGAATGCTGATGAAGCTAATCAGTTTTTTGTTGGTACGGCAACAGGCAGTGTGATTCAGTATGACACACGCAAAACAACAGGCCCTCTTAGAACAATAAAAGGAAGTGGGTGTGGTGGGCCTGTGGTATCCATGTGTTATGTCCCATTTCATGCTCAGGCTGACTTTAGCAATGGAGGTTTGATTGTAGCAAGACTAAAGTCATGCTCCTTTATTGAGGTGAATGAAGACAGAGTGCAGGAACATCCATTGCCACTTGAGGGTCCATTTACGTCAGTATCTTTTGAGAAATCCACTCGGCATATTTTAGTTTCGTGCCGCCCCAGTCAAAAGCATCCTCATGCAAGACATTTAGTGTGTGAACTTCAGAAGGTTAACATTAGCAGTGATTCTGCAGCACTAAATAATGTTATCACAGTAAATACAATCCACACCTTTCGAGGTGGGACTACACAGAAGGTGCTTTCCCGATCGTGTATTTTTGTTAATCCATTCCAGGAGGGGAATGTTTTGGTATGTGCCTGTGATGAGTCCACCCagagtacatgtgtatgggactTGTCATCTACATCTTGTGTACAGCAGCTCAAGTGTTCAGATACCATACTAGACATATTTCCAGTGAAAAGTAACCAAAATGATTACTTGGCTTTGTTAACTGATAAAACTTTAAAATTATATAAATGGGTTGATGTTTTATAA
- the LOC139746891 gene encoding E3 ubiquitin-protein ligase rfwd3.L-like isoform X4 — MMKDGTNDADIGDDERGGENGMEVNEQIRSPIIGERRIEDDRTHQRTERIVESQGVRRRLDIEVIEDSNEPEFESSVMSWRLQPSVLPEPEILEQLSDTEPTRIHQLLHSSSAQQPLNLLATEVQPSSSAASAEAGQPLGPTTVLEPRSQAGPSCNTTPRKAIPAPTQESPSPSSDDEGQICSICLEPWGNSGEHRLSSLKCGHLFGFACIEKWLKGQKGKCPQCNAKATKKDIRVLYAKSLKVLDTSERDRVFNELEKEREARRRLELEHAQTKLKYELKTQLVMKLQEELNFLRTATPTISGSQGINLSQSAGSSSQRKFKLIMHSGVDVIKDSGCRVMAYNEWLCMMVISMPSQVAMFPGYGVKKLNMLDLKFERYVPIHQKQIRDLCFNPAKNDLLLSVGMDKMVKLTNICSNSPVGSFTAEALLWSCCWNADEANQFFVGTATGSVIQYDTRKTTGPLRTIKGSGCGGPVVSMCYVPFHAQADFSNGGLIVARLKSCSFIEVNEDRVQEHPLPLEGPFTSVSFEKSTRHILVSCRPSQKHPHARHLVCELQKVNISSDSAALNNVITVNTIHTFRGGTTQKVLSRSCIFVNPFQEGNVLVCACDESTQSTCVWDLSSTSCVQQLKCSDTILDIFPVKSNQNDYLALLTDKTLKLYKWVDVL, encoded by the exons ATGGAACTAATGATGCTGATATTGGTGATGATGAACGTGGTGGTGAAAATGGTATGGAAGTCAAT GAACAGATTAGAAGTCCCATAATAGGAGAAAGAAGAATAGAAGATGATAGAACACACCAACGTACGGAAAGAATTGTGGAAAGTCAAGGAGTTAGAAGACGGTTGGATATAGAAGTTATTGAAGATTCAAATGAA CCTGAATTTGAATCATCAGTCATGAGTTGGAGGCTACAACCCAGTGTCCTACCTGAGCCTGAGATATTAGAACAGCTGTCAGATACTGAACCAACTCGTATTCATCAGTTGCTACATTCTTCCTCAGCTCAACAGCCATTGAATTTACTTGCAACTGAAGTTCAGCCGAGCTCAAGTGCTGCATCAGCTGAAGCTGGACAGCCATTAGGTCCTACCACAGTTCTTGAACCAAGAAGTCAGGCAGGCCCATCATGTAATACCACTCCAAGGAAAGCTATTCCAG CTCCAACTCAAGAATCACCTTCACCTAGTTCAGATGATGAGGGTCAAATCTGTTCAATATGTCTTGAACCTTGGGGAAATTCAGGAGAACACCGTTTATCCTCTCTCAAATGTGGACATTTATTTGGATTTGCATGTATTGAGAAATGGCTAAAAGGCCAAAAAGGAAAGTGTCCTCAGTGCAATGCCAAAGCTACAAAGAAAGATATTAGAGTGTTGTATGCTAAATCTCTGAAAGTGCTGGATAcatcagagagagatagagtttTCAATGAattagaaaaggaaagagaagcaaGAAGAAGATTAGAGCTTGAACATGCACAAACTAAACTGAAGTATGAGCTTAAGACACAGTTAGTGATGAAGCTCCAAGAAGAATTAAATTTTTTGAGGACTGCCACACCTACTATTAGTGGTTCACAAGGAATAAATTTGTCACAAAGTGCTGGAAGTAGTTCTCAGAGAAAGTTTAAGCTAATAATGCACTCTGGTGTGGATGTAATTAAGGACAGTGGGTGTAGAGTTATGGCATACAATGAATGGCTCTGTATGATGGTGATATCCATGCCAAGTCAGGTAGCAATGTTTCCTGGATATGGTGTTAAGAAATTAAATATGTTGGACTTGAAGTTTGAGAGGTATGTACCCATTCATCAAAAGCAGATCAGGGACTTGTGTTTTAATCCAGCCAAAAATGACCTGCTGCTTTCAGTGGGAATGGATAAGATGGTAAAATTAACAAATATATGCAGTAATTCTCCAGTAGGATCATTCACAGCTGAAGCTCTTTTATGGAGTTGTTGCTGGAATGCTGATGAAGCTAATCAGTTTTTTGTTGGTACGGCAACAGGCAGTGTGATTCAGTATGACACACGCAAAACAACAGGCCCTCTTAGAACAATAAAAGGAAGTGGGTGTGGTGGGCCTGTGGTATCCATGTGTTATGTCCCATTTCATGCTCAGGCTGACTTTAGCAATGGAGGTTTGATTGTAGCAAGACTAAAGTCATGCTCCTTTATTGAGGTGAATGAAGACAGAGTGCAGGAACATCCATTGCCACTTGAGGGTCCATTTACGTCAGTATCTTTTGAGAAATCCACTCGGCATATTTTAGTTTCGTGCCGCCCCAGTCAAAAGCATCCTCATGCAAGACATTTAGTGTGTGAACTTCAGAAGGTTAACATTAGCAGTGATTCTGCAGCACTAAATAATGTTATCACAGTAAATACAATCCACACCTTTCGAGGTGGGACTACACAGAAGGTGCTTTCCCGATCGTGTATTTTTGTTAATCCATTCCAGGAGGGGAATGTTTTGGTATGTGCCTGTGATGAGTCCACCCagagtacatgtgtatgggactTGTCATCTACATCTTGTGTACAGCAGCTCAAGTGTTCAGATACCATACTAGACATATTTCCAGTGAAAAGTAACCAAAATGATTACTTGGCTTTGTTAACTGATAAAACTTTAAAATTATATAAATGGGTTGATGTTTTATAA
- the LOC139746891 gene encoding E3 ubiquitin-protein ligase rfwd3.L-like isoform X2, with the protein MMKDTKDAEMARQAPGTRDGMTGRITDRYDIGEIMNVTDRGDMNNEDNDSDATNMSTDVLSDPEDGTNDADIGDDERGGENGMEVNEQIRSPIIGERRIEDDRTHQRTERIVESQGVRRRLDIEVIEDSNEPEFESSVMSWRLQPSVLPEPEILEQLSDTEPTRIHQLLHSSSAQQPLNLLATEVQPSSSAASAEAGQPLGPTTVLEPRSQAGPSCNTTPRKAIPAPTQESPSPSSDDEGQICSICLEPWGNSGEHRLSSLKCGHLFGFACIEKWLKGQKGKCPQCNAKATKKDIRVLYAKSLKVLDTSERDRVFNELEKEREARRRLELEHAQTKLKYELKTQLVMKLQEELNFLRTATPTISGSQGINLSQSAGSSSQRKFKLIMHSGVDVIKDSGCRVMAYNEWLCMMVISMPSQVAMFPGYGVKKLNMLDLKFERYVPIHQKQIRDLCFNPAKNDLLLSVGMDKMVKLTNICSNSPVGSFTAEALLWSCCWNADEANQFFVGTATGSVIQYDTRKTTGPLRTIKGSGCGGPVVSMCYVPFHAQADFSNGGLIVARLKSCSFIEVNEDRVQEHPLPLEGPFTSVSFEKSTRHILVSCRPSQKHPHARHLVCELQKVNISSDSAALNNVITVNTIHTFRGGTTQKVLSRSCIFVNPFQEGNVLVCACDESTQSTCVWDLSSTSCVQQLKCSDTILDIFPVKSNQNDYLALLTDKTLKLYKWVDVL; encoded by the exons ATGGAACTAATGATGCTGATATTGGTGATGATGAACGTGGTGGTGAAAATGGTATGGAAGTCAAT GAACAGATTAGAAGTCCCATAATAGGAGAAAGAAGAATAGAAGATGATAGAACACACCAACGTACGGAAAGAATTGTGGAAAGTCAAGGAGTTAGAAGACGGTTGGATATAGAAGTTATTGAAGATTCAAATGAA CCTGAATTTGAATCATCAGTCATGAGTTGGAGGCTACAACCCAGTGTCCTACCTGAGCCTGAGATATTAGAACAGCTGTCAGATACTGAACCAACTCGTATTCATCAGTTGCTACATTCTTCCTCAGCTCAACAGCCATTGAATTTACTTGCAACTGAAGTTCAGCCGAGCTCAAGTGCTGCATCAGCTGAAGCTGGACAGCCATTAGGTCCTACCACAGTTCTTGAACCAAGAAGTCAGGCAGGCCCATCATGTAATACCACTCCAAGGAAAGCTATTCCAG CTCCAACTCAAGAATCACCTTCACCTAGTTCAGATGATGAGGGTCAAATCTGTTCAATATGTCTTGAACCTTGGGGAAATTCAGGAGAACACCGTTTATCCTCTCTCAAATGTGGACATTTATTTGGATTTGCATGTATTGAGAAATGGCTAAAAGGCCAAAAAGGAAAGTGTCCTCAGTGCAATGCCAAAGCTACAAAGAAAGATATTAGAGTGTTGTATGCTAAATCTCTGAAAGTGCTGGATAcatcagagagagatagagtttTCAATGAattagaaaaggaaagagaagcaaGAAGAAGATTAGAGCTTGAACATGCACAAACTAAACTGAAGTATGAGCTTAAGACACAGTTAGTGATGAAGCTCCAAGAAGAATTAAATTTTTTGAGGACTGCCACACCTACTATTAGTGGTTCACAAGGAATAAATTTGTCACAAAGTGCTGGAAGTAGTTCTCAGAGAAAGTTTAAGCTAATAATGCACTCTGGTGTGGATGTAATTAAGGACAGTGGGTGTAGAGTTATGGCATACAATGAATGGCTCTGTATGATGGTGATATCCATGCCAAGTCAGGTAGCAATGTTTCCTGGATATGGTGTTAAGAAATTAAATATGTTGGACTTGAAGTTTGAGAGGTATGTACCCATTCATCAAAAGCAGATCAGGGACTTGTGTTTTAATCCAGCCAAAAATGACCTGCTGCTTTCAGTGGGAATGGATAAGATGGTAAAATTAACAAATATATGCAGTAATTCTCCAGTAGGATCATTCACAGCTGAAGCTCTTTTATGGAGTTGTTGCTGGAATGCTGATGAAGCTAATCAGTTTTTTGTTGGTACGGCAACAGGCAGTGTGATTCAGTATGACACACGCAAAACAACAGGCCCTCTTAGAACAATAAAAGGAAGTGGGTGTGGTGGGCCTGTGGTATCCATGTGTTATGTCCCATTTCATGCTCAGGCTGACTTTAGCAATGGAGGTTTGATTGTAGCAAGACTAAAGTCATGCTCCTTTATTGAGGTGAATGAAGACAGAGTGCAGGAACATCCATTGCCACTTGAGGGTCCATTTACGTCAGTATCTTTTGAGAAATCCACTCGGCATATTTTAGTTTCGTGCCGCCCCAGTCAAAAGCATCCTCATGCAAGACATTTAGTGTGTGAACTTCAGAAGGTTAACATTAGCAGTGATTCTGCAGCACTAAATAATGTTATCACAGTAAATACAATCCACACCTTTCGAGGTGGGACTACACAGAAGGTGCTTTCCCGATCGTGTATTTTTGTTAATCCATTCCAGGAGGGGAATGTTTTGGTATGTGCCTGTGATGAGTCCACCCagagtacatgtgtatgggactTGTCATCTACATCTTGTGTACAGCAGCTCAAGTGTTCAGATACCATACTAGACATATTTCCAGTGAAAAGTAACCAAAATGATTACTTGGCTTTGTTAACTGATAAAACTTTAAAATTATATAAATGGGTTGATGTTTTATAA
- the LOC139746891 gene encoding E3 ubiquitin-protein ligase rfwd3.L-like isoform X5, which yields MEVNEQIRSPIIGERRIEDDRTHQRTERIVESQGVRRRLDIEVIEDSNEPEFESSVMSWRLQPSVLPEPEILEQLSDTEPTRIHQLLHSSSAQQPLNLLATEVQPSSSAASAEAGQPLGPTTVLEPRSQAGPSCNTTPRKAIPAPTQESPSPSSDDEGQICSICLEPWGNSGEHRLSSLKCGHLFGFACIEKWLKGQKGKCPQCNAKATKKDIRVLYAKSLKVLDTSERDRVFNELEKEREARRRLELEHAQTKLKYELKTQLVMKLQEELNFLRTATPTISGSQGINLSQSAGSSSQRKFKLIMHSGVDVIKDSGCRVMAYNEWLCMMVISMPSQVAMFPGYGVKKLNMLDLKFERYVPIHQKQIRDLCFNPAKNDLLLSVGMDKMVKLTNICSNSPVGSFTAEALLWSCCWNADEANQFFVGTATGSVIQYDTRKTTGPLRTIKGSGCGGPVVSMCYVPFHAQADFSNGGLIVARLKSCSFIEVNEDRVQEHPLPLEGPFTSVSFEKSTRHILVSCRPSQKHPHARHLVCELQKVNISSDSAALNNVITVNTIHTFRGGTTQKVLSRSCIFVNPFQEGNVLVCACDESTQSTCVWDLSSTSCVQQLKCSDTILDIFPVKSNQNDYLALLTDKTLKLYKWVDVL from the exons ATGGAAGTCAAT GAACAGATTAGAAGTCCCATAATAGGAGAAAGAAGAATAGAAGATGATAGAACACACCAACGTACGGAAAGAATTGTGGAAAGTCAAGGAGTTAGAAGACGGTTGGATATAGAAGTTATTGAAGATTCAAATGAA CCTGAATTTGAATCATCAGTCATGAGTTGGAGGCTACAACCCAGTGTCCTACCTGAGCCTGAGATATTAGAACAGCTGTCAGATACTGAACCAACTCGTATTCATCAGTTGCTACATTCTTCCTCAGCTCAACAGCCATTGAATTTACTTGCAACTGAAGTTCAGCCGAGCTCAAGTGCTGCATCAGCTGAAGCTGGACAGCCATTAGGTCCTACCACAGTTCTTGAACCAAGAAGTCAGGCAGGCCCATCATGTAATACCACTCCAAGGAAAGCTATTCCAG CTCCAACTCAAGAATCACCTTCACCTAGTTCAGATGATGAGGGTCAAATCTGTTCAATATGTCTTGAACCTTGGGGAAATTCAGGAGAACACCGTTTATCCTCTCTCAAATGTGGACATTTATTTGGATTTGCATGTATTGAGAAATGGCTAAAAGGCCAAAAAGGAAAGTGTCCTCAGTGCAATGCCAAAGCTACAAAGAAAGATATTAGAGTGTTGTATGCTAAATCTCTGAAAGTGCTGGATAcatcagagagagatagagtttTCAATGAattagaaaaggaaagagaagcaaGAAGAAGATTAGAGCTTGAACATGCACAAACTAAACTGAAGTATGAGCTTAAGACACAGTTAGTGATGAAGCTCCAAGAAGAATTAAATTTTTTGAGGACTGCCACACCTACTATTAGTGGTTCACAAGGAATAAATTTGTCACAAAGTGCTGGAAGTAGTTCTCAGAGAAAGTTTAAGCTAATAATGCACTCTGGTGTGGATGTAATTAAGGACAGTGGGTGTAGAGTTATGGCATACAATGAATGGCTCTGTATGATGGTGATATCCATGCCAAGTCAGGTAGCAATGTTTCCTGGATATGGTGTTAAGAAATTAAATATGTTGGACTTGAAGTTTGAGAGGTATGTACCCATTCATCAAAAGCAGATCAGGGACTTGTGTTTTAATCCAGCCAAAAATGACCTGCTGCTTTCAGTGGGAATGGATAAGATGGTAAAATTAACAAATATATGCAGTAATTCTCCAGTAGGATCATTCACAGCTGAAGCTCTTTTATGGAGTTGTTGCTGGAATGCTGATGAAGCTAATCAGTTTTTTGTTGGTACGGCAACAGGCAGTGTGATTCAGTATGACACACGCAAAACAACAGGCCCTCTTAGAACAATAAAAGGAAGTGGGTGTGGTGGGCCTGTGGTATCCATGTGTTATGTCCCATTTCATGCTCAGGCTGACTTTAGCAATGGAGGTTTGATTGTAGCAAGACTAAAGTCATGCTCCTTTATTGAGGTGAATGAAGACAGAGTGCAGGAACATCCATTGCCACTTGAGGGTCCATTTACGTCAGTATCTTTTGAGAAATCCACTCGGCATATTTTAGTTTCGTGCCGCCCCAGTCAAAAGCATCCTCATGCAAGACATTTAGTGTGTGAACTTCAGAAGGTTAACATTAGCAGTGATTCTGCAGCACTAAATAATGTTATCACAGTAAATACAATCCACACCTTTCGAGGTGGGACTACACAGAAGGTGCTTTCCCGATCGTGTATTTTTGTTAATCCATTCCAGGAGGGGAATGTTTTGGTATGTGCCTGTGATGAGTCCACCCagagtacatgtgtatgggactTGTCATCTACATCTTGTGTACAGCAGCTCAAGTGTTCAGATACCATACTAGACATATTTCCAGTGAAAAGTAACCAAAATGATTACTTGGCTTTGTTAACTGATAAAACTTTAAAATTATATAAATGGGTTGATGTTTTATAA
- the LOC139746891 gene encoding E3 ubiquitin-protein ligase rfwd3.L-like isoform X6, with protein MSWRLQPSVLPEPEILEQLSDTEPTRIHQLLHSSSAQQPLNLLATEVQPSSSAASAEAGQPLGPTTVLEPRSQAGPSCNTTPRKAIPAPTQESPSPSSDDEGQICSICLEPWGNSGEHRLSSLKCGHLFGFACIEKWLKGQKGKCPQCNAKATKKDIRVLYAKSLKVLDTSERDRVFNELEKEREARRRLELEHAQTKLKYELKTQLVMKLQEELNFLRTATPTISGSQGINLSQSAGSSSQRKFKLIMHSGVDVIKDSGCRVMAYNEWLCMMVISMPSQVAMFPGYGVKKLNMLDLKFERYVPIHQKQIRDLCFNPAKNDLLLSVGMDKMVKLTNICSNSPVGSFTAEALLWSCCWNADEANQFFVGTATGSVIQYDTRKTTGPLRTIKGSGCGGPVVSMCYVPFHAQADFSNGGLIVARLKSCSFIEVNEDRVQEHPLPLEGPFTSVSFEKSTRHILVSCRPSQKHPHARHLVCELQKVNISSDSAALNNVITVNTIHTFRGGTTQKVLSRSCIFVNPFQEGNVLVCACDESTQSTCVWDLSSTSCVQQLKCSDTILDIFPVKSNQNDYLALLTDKTLKLYKWVDVL; from the exons ATGAGTTGGAGGCTACAACCCAGTGTCCTACCTGAGCCTGAGATATTAGAACAGCTGTCAGATACTGAACCAACTCGTATTCATCAGTTGCTACATTCTTCCTCAGCTCAACAGCCATTGAATTTACTTGCAACTGAAGTTCAGCCGAGCTCAAGTGCTGCATCAGCTGAAGCTGGACAGCCATTAGGTCCTACCACAGTTCTTGAACCAAGAAGTCAGGCAGGCCCATCATGTAATACCACTCCAAGGAAAGCTATTCCAG CTCCAACTCAAGAATCACCTTCACCTAGTTCAGATGATGAGGGTCAAATCTGTTCAATATGTCTTGAACCTTGGGGAAATTCAGGAGAACACCGTTTATCCTCTCTCAAATGTGGACATTTATTTGGATTTGCATGTATTGAGAAATGGCTAAAAGGCCAAAAAGGAAAGTGTCCTCAGTGCAATGCCAAAGCTACAAAGAAAGATATTAGAGTGTTGTATGCTAAATCTCTGAAAGTGCTGGATAcatcagagagagatagagtttTCAATGAattagaaaaggaaagagaagcaaGAAGAAGATTAGAGCTTGAACATGCACAAACTAAACTGAAGTATGAGCTTAAGACACAGTTAGTGATGAAGCTCCAAGAAGAATTAAATTTTTTGAGGACTGCCACACCTACTATTAGTGGTTCACAAGGAATAAATTTGTCACAAAGTGCTGGAAGTAGTTCTCAGAGAAAGTTTAAGCTAATAATGCACTCTGGTGTGGATGTAATTAAGGACAGTGGGTGTAGAGTTATGGCATACAATGAATGGCTCTGTATGATGGTGATATCCATGCCAAGTCAGGTAGCAATGTTTCCTGGATATGGTGTTAAGAAATTAAATATGTTGGACTTGAAGTTTGAGAGGTATGTACCCATTCATCAAAAGCAGATCAGGGACTTGTGTTTTAATCCAGCCAAAAATGACCTGCTGCTTTCAGTGGGAATGGATAAGATGGTAAAATTAACAAATATATGCAGTAATTCTCCAGTAGGATCATTCACAGCTGAAGCTCTTTTATGGAGTTGTTGCTGGAATGCTGATGAAGCTAATCAGTTTTTTGTTGGTACGGCAACAGGCAGTGTGATTCAGTATGACACACGCAAAACAACAGGCCCTCTTAGAACAATAAAAGGAAGTGGGTGTGGTGGGCCTGTGGTATCCATGTGTTATGTCCCATTTCATGCTCAGGCTGACTTTAGCAATGGAGGTTTGATTGTAGCAAGACTAAAGTCATGCTCCTTTATTGAGGTGAATGAAGACAGAGTGCAGGAACATCCATTGCCACTTGAGGGTCCATTTACGTCAGTATCTTTTGAGAAATCCACTCGGCATATTTTAGTTTCGTGCCGCCCCAGTCAAAAGCATCCTCATGCAAGACATTTAGTGTGTGAACTTCAGAAGGTTAACATTAGCAGTGATTCTGCAGCACTAAATAATGTTATCACAGTAAATACAATCCACACCTTTCGAGGTGGGACTACACAGAAGGTGCTTTCCCGATCGTGTATTTTTGTTAATCCATTCCAGGAGGGGAATGTTTTGGTATGTGCCTGTGATGAGTCCACCCagagtacatgtgtatgggactTGTCATCTACATCTTGTGTACAGCAGCTCAAGTGTTCAGATACCATACTAGACATATTTCCAGTGAAAAGTAACCAAAATGATTACTTGGCTTTGTTAACTGATAAAACTTTAAAATTATATAAATGGGTTGATGTTTTATAA